In Campylobacter sp., the DNA window CTTTTTTAAGAATTCTACATAACGCTTTTGTCTCGCACTACAAGCTTATATTCTTCCCGATAAATCTGAGCTTTACCGACAAAACCTTCAAAAACTGCGCCGTTTTGCCTCTTGACACATTGACGTCGCTATTTGATCAAATTTATATCCAGCGCGATCTTATCGTTTTTGATCACGCCGATACCCTTGTTTAGCACGTTTTGCGCGATCTGTTCAGCTTCAGCTAGCGAGTGCATCGCGAAGATGCCGCACTAAAATTTATTCAGCTCAGCGATGCCCTCTTGAGGATACGCCTAAAATATTTCATGCTCGCGCTCCACACCGCTATGACGGTAAAGCTTGGTTTAGATAGCAACTACCCCAATAAAATTTCATCTGTTGCCCATAAAACCTTTTGCGTTTTTCGATTTAGAATTTGGGTTGTGAGAATTTCATTTGTCGTTTGCAGATACTCAGAATAAATATTGTGGCTATTTTATACGTGCAGAATAAGATAAAATTTGTAGTTCTCAGGTGCGCCAAAATCAGCATACCTCGTTTTATAAGTGACAAAATAAAGCGCGCTGGAATCGGTTCCTACTTGAAATTTTATTTAAAAAGCAAATCGGATTTTAGCTTGGAATAAACCTGCTCGCCTTTTAGCTCGCGGACGATTTGCAGTGCGAATTCCATCGCAGTAGCGGGACCTTTCGAAGTCATTATATTTTGATCTTTTACGACATTCGCCGAATTCGTATAGCCTAGGTGGGCGATCTGATTTTCAAAGCCTGGATAACAAGTGTAAGAGCTTTTTAGCACACCCGCGGTAGCTAGCGCCCACGGAGCAGCACATATTGCGCCAATTTTTGTATTATTTGCATCAAAGTCACGTAGAATCTTACCGAGCGTCGCGCTTTTGGCTAAATTCTCCGCACCGGGCAAGCCTCCCGGTAAAACTATCATAGAAAATTCAGACACCTTAATATCATCCAAAATTTCATCCGCCACAAGCTCGATGCCGTGCGTACCGCGGACGCATTTTTTCTCTAAGCCCACGGCTAGAGCATCAATATCCGCGCGTCTTAAAATATCAATGATACTTATCGCCTCGAGCTCCTCAAATCCGTTAGCTAAAACTACTGCCACTTTCATAGCATACCCCCTATTTTAGATACGAGCCCTGCTCACTAGGGGCAGTGGAGATATCGGTATTACCACTAGCGCGAGATGGGCTATCATATAAGAATTCATCGTCGCCTTTTAGATAGCCGATGATATAGCCAACTTCTTCAGCGGTGGTTTTGGCAGCGATAGGCTGCATAATATACTTCATCTTTTTGCCATATTGCCCGTCGGAGGTGTAGCTTGAGATCGCGATTGCAATCTCCTTCGCGCTTAGATCTTTTAGCTTACGAGAGCTGCCATAGGCGCGCTTCTGTCCTTCTGAGCCGTGGCAAGAAGCACAGTTGGCATCGTAGATTACCTTACCTTTTTCTTTGATATAGTTGATGTTACGATTTATTTTTGTGCCTCCGCTGATAATGTTGCCTTTGGCATTAGGGGTATTTTTGTAGATATTTACGGTTACATTTTCATCTTTAGAATGCTTTTCGATCAGGGATTTTAGCTCTTTGGCAAACTCACCTTTGGCTTCGAATACATACGTATCATCGCCTGCTTTATCTGCAGCATTTAAATTAAAGGCAAAAAAACATGCTAAAAAAGAAATTTTAAAAATTTTCATAGAAAACCTTGATTTAGAATTTAAAAAGGGCGAAGCAAAAGCTTCGCCCTAATTTTACCCGTATAAGGTAAATAATTAGAAGCTGTATTTAGCCTCAAATCTTATGCGATCTTTTTTCTCATCAAGACCGCCAGCAGCATCGTCAATCTTATAGTGAGAATACCAAGTTTTGAAGCTTAGCTTTTCATTATATTTATAAGAAATTCTACCTACTACTTCGTATGCATTATCACCATCTGCTTTACCATCTAGGTAATCGGCACCGATTCTGATACCAGTATCGGGGATAGTATAGCCTGCTACTACATACCAATAGTGGTTCTCGCCAGTAAAGCTTCTATAATCTAGTAACTCTTCACCTGGGCTGATGAAAGAGCCTTGATCTTCAAAAGATACAAAAGAAACTTTATCTTTATCATCAGGTTCAAATTTTAAATAACCTGCAGCTAAATCAACGCCAAAGAAACCAGCATTAGCTTCTGCAGCCCAGAAATCTGCATCACTAGCACCCGCATCTTTATAATCACCGTCAAAATCAGAGAATGCATACTGACCTTTTACGCCAAGATTAAAATCATCAGAGATATCAAAGTTTAGAGCTAGTTCTGCAGCGAAAAGCTGTGTTACGTCCTCTAGAGCATTATACCATAGCTGGAAAGATACCGGATCGTATGAGCCCATAAATCCTATACCGTATAGATTATGATCAGTAGTTAGTTTATTATCTACCGCTGCCCCCCAATCAAGGCTTGAAATATCTCCATCATTCTCTAAAGAATCCATCCAAAAGCCGCTAATTGTCAAGCCCTCGATATCGGTACTAGTAATCTTAACACCGTCTCCATACATATCATCAGTAAAGAACGAGCCTATGCCTTGGCGACCGACTGCGATTGTAGTACCGCCCACAGTGTATCCTAAGTAAGCTTTAGCGATATCGAAATCGGAATCTAGATCTTCTCTTCTTGAGCCATATAAACCATGATATTGGCTATTCGAAGAAGAAGCGGATTCGCCATGATCTTCATCCATAAATCTAACCCCTACTACACCAAAGAAGTTATCGTCGATTTTAGCTTTAAAATCTACTTCCGATTTAAACTGCCAAACACCCCTATTGCTATCTCTTTGATTCTTTCTGTGATCGTGGGTATATCTCATACGAGCGTATCCGTTTAGATCCACATCTTTGATAGCTTCCTCTAACGGAACAGCACTTGCACTCATAGCAAGAGCACCTGCAGCGACTGCTGCCGCTAAACTAAGTTTAACTAGTTTCATTTTGAACTCCTTTAAAAGTTTGTAAGCGCAATAGTAGCACAAAATGACAAATTATATGCTTAAAATAGGCTGAAAAATACTAAAATTTTACCAAATTGTTACCGAGTATTTACCGAAAACCCAAATTTAACGGGTATAAAAAAAGCGAGACCCACACAGGCCTCGCCGATTATTGAAAGGAGTTCTAATTTCGATGTGTGGATTATATCAGGCTGCGGTAAACAGACGGCAACACCTCTTTCATGCGGGAGAAATTTCATAAAATTTTACGATGTGAAATTTTATGAATGAAATTTCAAGATACGAAATTCGCAAAGCGTGGGTTTTAGAAATCTACGCGGCATCTTATCAGCGGAGAATACGGCACTGAAAACGAGCAGTACGCGAAAAACTGCGAGAAAGAAAATTTATAAGAATTTCGCAATCAAAATTCTAGCGCTAGCTGTATTTCTATAATATAGAATTTTGCGGACAAAATGGCACTATGCAGCAAGGAATTTAAGCGCGAAAGCAAGTGGATATAAAACGCTAACCGAGCCATAGAAGCAAGACGCGCAGCGCAGAATTCTGTGAAATATAAAATTCCACAACTTATAAAATATAAAATTTATGCAGGCAATCGCGTAAAGAATCAGCGGACTTTAAAGCATAAGCAAATCGCGCAAGTCCGCCATGATTAAGAACAGAAACTATTGCCTTCATAAGAGTATAGAGCAAACACAAAAACGTTTCA includes these proteins:
- a CDS encoding DJ-1 family glyoxalase III, whose translation is MKVAVVLANGFEELEAISIIDILRRADIDALAVGLEKKCVRGTHGIELVADEILDDIKVSEFSMIVLPGGLPGAENLAKSATLGKILRDFDANNTKIGAICAAPWALATAGVLKSSYTCYPGFENQIAHLGYTNSANVVKDQNIMTSKGPATAMEFALQIVRELKGEQVYSKLKSDLLFK
- a CDS encoding cytochrome c, yielding MKIFKISFLACFFAFNLNAADKAGDDTYVFEAKGEFAKELKSLIEKHSKDENVTVNIYKNTPNAKGNIISGGTKINRNINYIKEKGKVIYDANCASCHGSEGQKRAYGSSRKLKDLSAKEIAIAISSYTSDGQYGKKMKYIMQPIAAKTTAEEVGYIIGYLKGDDEFLYDSPSRASGNTDISTAPSEQGSYLK
- a CDS encoding OprD family outer membrane porin, with protein sequence MKLVKLSLAAAVAAGALAMSASAVPLEEAIKDVDLNGYARMRYTHDHRKNQRDSNRGVWQFKSEVDFKAKIDDNFFGVVGVRFMDEDHGESASSSNSQYHGLYGSRREDLDSDFDIAKAYLGYTVGGTTIAVGRQGIGSFFTDDMYGDGVKITSTDIEGLTISGFWMDSLENDGDISSLDWGAAVDNKLTTDHNLYGIGFMGSYDPVSFQLWYNALEDVTQLFAAELALNFDISDDFNLGVKGQYAFSDFDGDYKDAGASDADFWAAEANAGFFGVDLAAGYLKFEPDDKDKVSFVSFEDQGSFISPGEELLDYRSFTGENHYWYVVAGYTIPDTGIRIGADYLDGKADGDNAYEVVGRISYKYNEKLSFKTWYSHYKIDDAAGGLDEKKDRIRFEAKYSF